From Burkholderia savannae, a single genomic window includes:
- a CDS encoding 5-carboxymethyl-2-hydroxymuconate Delta-isomerase → MPHIIVEYTANIRDDARIPVLLKTINETLIAQGGVFPTGGIRSRAIELQDYCVADGTADDAFVHVTLKIGSGRDDATKKAACDALFDAIKAHFAALYERRYLALSMELTEFSETGSYKHNNIHARYKRGA, encoded by the coding sequence ATGCCTCACATCATCGTCGAATACACCGCGAACATTCGCGACGACGCGCGGATTCCCGTGCTGCTCAAGACGATCAACGAGACGCTGATCGCGCAGGGCGGCGTGTTTCCGACGGGCGGCATCCGCTCGCGCGCGATCGAGCTGCAGGACTACTGCGTCGCCGACGGCACCGCCGACGACGCGTTCGTGCACGTGACGCTGAAGATCGGCTCGGGCCGCGACGACGCGACGAAGAAGGCCGCATGCGACGCGCTGTTCGACGCGATCAAGGCGCATTTCGCCGCGCTCTACGAACGGCGCTATCTCGCGCTGTCGATGGAGCTGACCGAGTTCAGCGAGACGGGCTCGTACAAGCACAACAATATCCACGCACGCTACAAGCGCGGCGCGTGA
- the hpaD gene encoding 3,4-dihydroxyphenylacetate 2,3-dioxygenase — protein sequence MGKLSLAAKITHVPSMYLSELPGRHHGCRAEAIRGHQAIGERCRALGVDTIVVADTHWLVNAGYHVNCNGHFAGVYTSNELPHFIRDMRYEYPGNPALGHLIAAAANERGIGTRAHEIDSLELEYGTLVPMRYMNADQHFKVVSIAGWCMWHALDESRRFGEALRHSIEASDSNVAFFASGSLSHRFNDNGSPEEAIHMISREFFRQVDLRVVELWKQGDFATFCKMLPEYNEHCFGEGGMHDTAMLLGLLGWDRYDKPVEIVTDYFASSGTGQINAIFPLP from the coding sequence ATGGGAAAGCTGTCACTCGCCGCGAAGATCACGCACGTGCCGTCGATGTATCTGTCCGAGCTGCCGGGCAGGCATCACGGCTGCCGTGCGGAGGCGATCCGCGGCCATCAGGCGATCGGCGAGCGCTGCCGCGCGCTCGGCGTCGACACGATCGTCGTCGCCGACACGCACTGGCTCGTCAACGCCGGCTATCACGTGAACTGCAACGGGCATTTCGCGGGCGTCTACACGAGCAACGAGCTGCCGCATTTCATCCGCGACATGCGCTACGAGTATCCGGGCAATCCGGCGCTCGGCCATCTGATCGCGGCGGCCGCGAACGAGCGCGGGATCGGCACGCGCGCGCACGAGATCGACAGTCTCGAGCTCGAGTACGGCACGCTCGTGCCGATGCGCTACATGAACGCCGATCAGCATTTCAAGGTCGTGTCGATCGCCGGCTGGTGCATGTGGCACGCGCTCGACGAGAGCCGGCGCTTCGGCGAGGCGCTCAGGCACTCGATCGAAGCGAGCGATTCGAACGTGGCGTTCTTCGCGAGCGGCTCGCTGTCGCACCGTTTCAACGACAACGGCAGCCCCGAGGAGGCGATCCACATGATCAGCCGCGAGTTCTTCCGGCAGGTGGACCTGCGCGTCGTCGAGCTGTGGAAGCAGGGCGATTTCGCGACCTTCTGCAAGATGCTGCCCGAGTACAACGAGCACTGCTTCGGCGAAGGCGGCATGCACGATACCGCGATGCTGCTCGGCCTGCTCGGCTGGGACCGCTACGACAAGCCGGTCGAAATCGTGACCGACTACTTCGCGAGCTCGGGCACCGGGCAGATCAACGCGATCTTCCCGCTGCCTTGA